From Nicotiana tabacum cultivar K326 chromosome 15, ASM71507v2, whole genome shotgun sequence, the proteins below share one genomic window:
- the LOC142169445 gene encoding beta-glucosidase 12-like: MAIKGSLVIAAELAFLCTFAIFANCIASTSINRNSFPDGFLIGASSSAYQYEGAAYEDGKGPSIWDTFTHKFPGKISEGSNGDVGDNFYHMYKDDVKLMKFVGLDAFRFSISWSRILPRGKLSGGVNKEGIAFYNNLIDELLSNGIQPFVTIYHWDLPQTLEDEYSGFLSPLVLNDFVDFAELCFKEFGDRVKHWITMNEPYIFTNGGYDSGNSAPGRCSPWQSNACANGNSATEPYVVAHHLLLCHATTVSLYKEKYQESQMGEIGITLVSQWLVPYSNSELDVKAAQRYIDFMYGWFMDPLVYGNYPSIMRTIVGERLPNFTAEQAKMMKGSFDFIGLNYYTSNYAAHLPAANNFNVSSATDPHVHVTGERDGVPIGDPTAVSFFFDYPKGLRDLLVYTKEKYNDPPIYITETGMADRKIAMKDAIKDRQRVNFYRGHLLAVQEAIELGVKINGFFAWSFLDTFEWTDGYKLRFGMCYVDYTDGLKRYPKYSALWFRKHFHKESFKLHYPRRMSSWIPRILRSYM; the protein is encoded by the exons ATGGCAATAAAAGGATCTTTAGTAATTGCAGCAGAGTTAGCTTTTCTCTGCACATTTGCAATATTTGCCAATTGCATCGCCTCTACTTCGATAAATCGCAATAGCTTTCCCGATGGTTTTTTGATTGGTGCATCATCTTCTGCCTATCAA TATGAAGGTGCAGCATATGAAGATGGTAAAGGACCTAGTATATGGGATACTTTCACTCACAAATTTCCAg GAAAAATATCAGAGGGAAGTAACGGGGATGTAGGAGATAACTTTTATCATATGTATAAG GATGATGTTAAGCTCATGAAGTTTGTGGGGTTGGATGCTTTCAGATTTTCAATCTCATGGTCAAGAATATTGCCTC GTGGCAAGTTAAGTGGAGGAGTCAACAAGGAAGGCATTGCATTTTATAACAATCTCATCGATGAGCTTCTATCTAATG GTATACAACCATTTGTGACTATATATCATTGGGATCTTCCGCAAACACTAGAAGATGAGTATAGCGGCTTTCTGAGCCCTCTCGTTTT GAATGATTTTGTGGACTTCGCTGAACTTTGCTTCAAAGAATTCGGAGATAGAGTGAAGCATTGGATCACTATGAATGAgccttatatttttacaaatggTGGCTATGACTCAGGAAATTCTGCACCTGGTCGATGTTCCCCTTGGCAATCCAATGCTTGTGCTAACGGAAACTCCGCAACTGAGCCTTATGTTGTGGCACACCATTTGCTTCTTTGTCACGCTACCACAGTAAGTCTATACAAAGAGAAATaccaagaatctcaaatgggagAGATAGGAATAACACTTGTGTCGCAATGGTTGGTACCATACTCCAATAGTGAACTTGATGTCAAAGCAGCGCAAAGATACATTGACTTCATGTACGGATG GTTCATGGATCCATTGGTGTATGGAAATTATCCTTCAATTATGCGTACAATTGTGGGAGAAAGGCTACCGAATTTTACAGCGGAGCAAGCTAAGATGATGAAAGGGTCCTTTGACTTCATAGGACTAAATTACTACACCTCAAATTATGCAGCTCATCTCCCTGCCGCAAACAATTTTAATGTCAGCAGTGCAACAGACCCTCATGTCCACGTTACAG GTGAAAGAGATGGAGTACCCATTGGGGATCCT ACTGCAGTGAGCTTTTTCTTTGACTATCCAAAAGGACTTCGAGATCTTCTAGTGTACACGAAGGAAAAGTACAATGACCCCCCGATTTATATTACAGAGACTG GAATGGCTGATCGTAAGATCGCAATGAAAGATGCCATAAAGGATCGTCAGAGAGTGAACTTTTATCGTGGGCACCTTTTGGCAGTTCAAGAAGCCATAGA GCTCGGTGTGAAGATTAATGGTTTCTTTGCTTGGTCATTTCTTGACACATTTGAATGGACTGACGGTTACAAGTTAAGATTTGGAATGTGCTATGTGGATTACACTGATGGATTAAAGAGATACCCCAAATATTCAGCTCTTTGGTTCAGAAAACACTTTCACAAGGAGTCTTTTAAACTTCACTATCCTAGGCGTATGAGCTCATGGATTCCACGCATCTTGCGTTCATACATGTGA